The Rhodopirellula islandica genome segment CGTCTCAGCACCGACCCTGCCACACGCATTGACGAAGTCATCGCCCACTACCGGCGTGAACGCCAACCAGTCGAATTGTTCGAAGCACTCAAGATGAAAAGCCGCCTGGCGCACGGGCTGCCCATGATCGCGGATCCAGACGAACCGTTGTTGCAAGGCACGACGGACGCTGAAAAACAACGGGAGCGTGGCCTTGAGGAAGATCTGCTGGACGCCTGTCGCCAAGCCGGTGCGATGCTGATCCAAGACGGCCGCATCGCGGAAGGCTGGATGTACCTGCGTCCCACCGGTGACACGGAACTCGCCCGGCGTTTGCTCGAAGACGTCGAAATCGATGACGACAACTACGATGAGATGACTCAAGTGCTGTTGCACGAGAGCGTTGACCTTCGCCGCGGCTACAACGCGGTGCTGCAGCACCAAGGCACCTGCAACAGCATCACTCTTTACGACCAAGCCATTGCGACACGTTCACGAACCGATCGGCAAATCGCGGCAGAATGTTTGCTGACCTCGTTCTACAACGAATTGCTGTCGCTCGTCCGCGATGACTTTCGCAATCGCGGCCCCGACAACGGAGTCACACCCGAAGCGATTGAAGAAGATTCCGTGAAGCTGAACCTCGGCGAACTGATCGCCAAGTACAAATGGATTCTCGGTGGTGGTGGCTATCACCTCGACACAACTCACCTATCATCCACAGTCCGTTTCGCGACGGTGATCGATGATCGTGAAATGATCGATCGTGCGTTGCAGCTTTGCCAGTACGGCCGACGCTTGCCCGCCGACTTCCAGTACCCCGGCGATGAACCGTTTGTTGATTTTTACCCCGCTCACGCCGCGTTCTTCTCGGCACTGCTCGGCCAAGGTGTCGACACAGCGCTTCGAATGTTCGAACAGAAAGCTCGCACAGTGGACGTCAACGTCGCTGGCGCAGGAGCCATCGAAACTTACATCGACTTGCTCGATCGAGTTGGCCGTCCCGCCGAAGCACTCCGCGCCGCGATCGAGTTGTTCCCGGATGACGTGCCCGTCCAGCGTGTCCTTCCAGAATTGCTGGCGATGGCACGACGCGCCAAACAAGCCGGCGACACCTCCGGGCTGGATGCCCTGGAAAAGTTCTCCTTCGGGCGAAATGACTTGCTCGCCGTCGCGGCGATTGCGGCTGAAAAATCCTGAGCCTTGCACATGATGCTTTCCCAAGCCATCCATTCATTTCTGGCGGAGTCCGCATGCGTTTGATCTTCCTGTGCCCCTTGGCCGTGCTCTGTTTGGCTGTGATCGCTTCGCCCGCGAACTCAGCCGAACCGACAGAATTCAGCGTCATGACGTGGAACCTGGAATGGTTCTTCGACAATCAGACCGCGGACAACCCGAGTGAACTGGGCCGCGAAAAAAGTGCTCCCAGCCGCGAGCAGTGGGATTGGCGTCGCGACCGGGTGGCCGCTGCAATCGCGAAAGTGCAACCGACGATCGTTGCGTTGCAAGAAGTCGAAAGTCAAAACGTGATGTACTTCCTGACTCGCGCGATCGATCGCAATCACAACCGGAAGTACGACGACTACGTGATCAAAGGCGATGACTTTTACACCGAACAAGACGTCGCCTTGCTGGCGACCAAAACAACCGGTGTGCGATCCATCTCCCGAGGCGTCGTGACTCCCTCGATGAAGTCTCGCGGTTACGCATCGGTATCCAAACACCTTTTTGCCGTCGTTGAAGTTCCCGTTCATGGAAAAATCGAACTGCTGGTGATCGCAAACTGTCACCTGCGTGCCATGGCCGAGAAGGGAGAACTGCGAGCACGCCAAGCACGGACATTGAGTTTGTGGCTGGAACGGTTGGTCACTGGCGTGAAGGCATCGCAAGAAGATCCCGATCAACCGGTTCATGTCTTGGTCACTGGGGATTTCAACACCGAAGAACTGGCGGGCCAAATCGCAGCGGACTCGGACCTTGGCATTCTGATGTCACGAGGCACCGACGATCCATCAGACGACTTGATCGATCTGCACGATCACATCCCATCCGGAAAACGAACGACGCACCTGTTGCCCGGTCGCCAGTTCGATCGCATCTTGGTTTCGCGAGACCTGGCGATCGACAATCCCGGTGCGGTTGACCTCTCCCTTCGCGATGTGACCGTTCGAAACGATTTGAACTTCGGCGGCGACCAAGACACCCAAGAAGAACACTGGGACAACTACTGGAACATTCCTGATGACCAGCGTGACATCAGCGACCACAATCCCGTCCTCGCAAGGTTTCAAATTCAATGAGCGATTCATCTCCCCAGCCCGACGCACCGGTCCCTTCCAGCACACCCATTCCCATGGTCCGACTGGATGACTTTCTCAAACGAGAAGGATTGGTCGGAACCGGAGGCGAAGCCAAGGTGCTGATCCAAGCCGGCGAAGTCATCGTCAACGGCGAAGTCGACACGCGTCGTCGCAAACAACTGCACAACGGCGATGTGGTCACCTTCAACGGCGAAGACTTCCCAGTCGATGTCGAATCGCTCGGCGATCCGCCGATGTGATTTGCGCGGGCAACCTTCGCAATGAGCGGACAAGATGTGCCGGGTGCATTTTTGTGTGACGCACCCAGGTTGCCTACCCGATTGCGTATTGTCCGAACCGGTTCCAATACCCGCTGTGGTGGCCCAAGAAATTGAACTGATTGGGCAATTCGCGGCACAAATCGTGATTCATCAAGCGATCGCTCAGCTTTTCACACACGATTGCTCCCGTTCCAACGACGCGGTCGATCACCGGTGCCACGTTCAGGATTCGATCTCGTGGGGAATACAAGTTGATCAATCGCCCGCGAAACGCGTCCGCTTGCAGATTCCAGTTCAACCGCGACGTCATCCCGCCCATCAACAGCAGATCGTCGACGCGGCAATCTCGTTCGGCCAGTTTTTCAAGAGCCGATCGAAGCACCACGGTTCCCAACGAATGCCCAATCAAGTGCAACGGGCGTTTGCCGACGCCCGGCAGATTCAGAATTTGATCGGCCAACCGAATGCCGTCCCGTCGAGCACAGTAGTATCGATGCCGAAAACTCGCTGCACCGATCACCGCAGCGGTCCCAAAGCCCCCCGCCAAGCTTCCAACGCCCACCAAAGCCCGACCGCCATGCAAAGCCGGCAAGGCGACTCGCGCACCGCGAGCCATCACGCCCACCGACGCACCAGCTTCGGCCCAAGATCCCGCTGCCCAGCGGACACGATACGTGGATCCTCTCAAATCAGCCGCACGAATCAGATCAGCGTTGGGACGAGCACGGTAGCCTGCGACCACCACATGGATCGGCCCCCGACTCGACTCGTCGATCGCATCGATGCGTACAGTGACGCGGGGTTTTGGCACGCGGGATTCTGGCATGCAGGACTCTTGAAACGAGAAAATGAAATCGCGGAATCGCATTCGCCGCGAACTCAGCCCCTCTAAAATACCCGATCAGCGGCCCTGAACGCAAAGCGATTCTCCCCCCTCCGTCGAGGTCGTGCAGTTCTACTCCCCCCTCCCTTTGGGAAGGTCGGACCGCTTCGGGCCAGGCAGGGTCACGCGCTGGATCCAATGCGGAGCCCTCCCCTCGCTTCG includes the following:
- a CDS encoding endonuclease/exonuclease/phosphatase family protein, giving the protein MRLIFLCPLAVLCLAVIASPANSAEPTEFSVMTWNLEWFFDNQTADNPSELGREKSAPSREQWDWRRDRVAAAIAKVQPTIVALQEVESQNVMYFLTRAIDRNHNRKYDDYVIKGDDFYTEQDVALLATKTTGVRSISRGVVTPSMKSRGYASVSKHLFAVVEVPVHGKIELLVIANCHLRAMAEKGELRARQARTLSLWLERLVTGVKASQEDPDQPVHVLVTGDFNTEELAGQIAADSDLGILMSRGTDDPSDDLIDLHDHIPSGKRTTHLLPGRQFDRILVSRDLAIDNPGAVDLSLRDVTVRNDLNFGGDQDTQEEHWDNYWNIPDDQRDISDHNPVLARFQIQ
- a CDS encoding RNA-binding S4 domain-containing protein, giving the protein MSDSSPQPDAPVPSSTPIPMVRLDDFLKREGLVGTGGEAKVLIQAGEVIVNGEVDTRRRKQLHNGDVVTFNGEDFPVDVESLGDPPM
- a CDS encoding DUF726 domain-containing protein, whose translation is MPKPRVTVRIDAIDESSRGPIHVVVAGYRARPNADLIRAADLRGSTYRVRWAAGSWAEAGASVGVMARGARVALPALHGGRALVGVGSLAGGFGTAAVIGAASFRHRYYCARRDGIRLADQILNLPGVGKRPLHLIGHSLGTVVLRSALEKLAERDCRVDDLLLMGGMTSRLNWNLQADAFRGRLINLYSPRDRILNVAPVIDRVVGTGAIVCEKLSDRLMNHDLCRELPNQFNFLGHHSGYWNRFGQYAIG